A region from the Canis aureus isolate CA01 chromosome 8, VMU_Caureus_v.1.0, whole genome shotgun sequence genome encodes:
- the TMEM248 gene encoding transmembrane protein 248, which translates to MFSINPLENLKLYISSRPPLVVFMISVSAMAIAFLTLGYFFKIKEIKSPEMAEDWNTFLLRFNDLDLCVSENETLKHLTNDTTTPESTVTSGQARVSTQSPQALEDSGPVNISVAITLTLDPLKPFGGYSRNVTHLYSTILGHQIGLSGREAHEEINITFTLPTAWSSDDCALHGHCEQVVFTACMTLTANPGVFPVTVQPPHCVPDTYSNATLWYKIFTTARDANTKYAQDYNPFWCYKGAIGKVYHALNPKLTVIVPDDDRSLINLHLMHTSYFLFVMVITMFCYAVIKGRPSKLRQSNPDFCPEKVALADA; encoded by the exons ATGTTCAGCATCAACCCCCTGGAGAACCTGAAGCTGTACATCAGCAGCCGGCCTCCCCTCGTGGTCTTTATGATCAGTGTCAGCGCCATGGCAATAGCTTTCCTGACCTTGGGCTACTTCTTCAAAATCAAGGAGATCAAGTCACCGGAAATGGCAGAG GATTGGAATACATTTCTGCTGCGGTTTAACGATTTGGACTTGTGTGTATCAGAGAACGAAACATTGAAGCACCTCACAAATGACACCACAACTCCGGAGAGCACAGTGACCAGCGGGCAGGCCAGAGTGTCCACCCAGTCCCCGCAGGCCCTGGAGGACTCAGGCCCAGTGAACATCTCAGTTGCGATCACCCTAACCTTGGACCCACTGAAACCCTTTGGAGGGTACTCTCGCAACGTCACTCATCTGTACTCGACCATTTTAGGGCATCAGATTGGACTTTCAG GCAGAGAAGCCCATGAGGAGATAAACATTACCTTTACCCTGCCTACAGCTTGGAGCTCAGATGACTGTGCGCTTCATGGCCACTGTGAGCAGGTGGTGTTCACTGCCTGCATGACCCTCACAGCCAACCCTGGGGTGTTCCCTGTCACTGT ACAGCCACCACACTGTGTTCCTGACACTTACAGCAATGCTACGCTCTGGTACAAGATCTTCACAACTGCCAGAGATGCCAACACAAAATACGCTCAAGATTACAATCCTTTCTGGTGTTATAAGGGGGCCATTGGAAAAGTCTATCATGCTTTAAATCCTAAGCTTACAGTTATTGTTCCAGAC GATGACCGTTCATTAATAAATTTGCATCTCATGCACACCAGTTACTTCCTCTTCGTGATGGTGATAACAATGTTTTGCTATGCGGTTATCAAAGGCAGACCCAGCAAATTGCGTCAGAGCAATCCTGACTTTTGTCCTGAGAAG GTGGCTTTGGCTGATGCCTAA